From the genome of Onychomys torridus chromosome 14, mOncTor1.1, whole genome shotgun sequence:
GCACTTCCATGGGGCCACCAAGCTGTAAGGCTTCTGTCACTTCAGTGGCTGTAACCGAGTGTCACAGTCTTGAGAAAGCATCGTTCTCACGTTGGATCATCATAGCCCTAATTTTAAGACTTCTTCTTGAAAGAAGTGttatttgttctgagacagggtcttgtgcatCCCAGGCTAACCTGAATTCCTGTGtggttgaggatgaccttgaatttccggTGTCCCCACATCTGGTCCATCCAGTGCTGGGTTCTAGCACATGGCCTTCTGCATGCAAGAGAGGCACTCAGCAGACGGAGCCTCATCTGAGCCCTTTGAAGTCAGTATTGTTCAGGGAATTGCGTCAACTGAGAACACTGTATTCCTACCCACATCACATCACCTCATTGAGCGACTGTTGTCGGGACCCCATAGAACGCTCTCTCTCACCCCGTCTGGGCCTCCCCAGGGCTTGCCTGCTGTCCACTGAGGGCTAGGTTTGGGGGACCTACAGTCTGTGTCTCCAGCTGTTTGCTAAGGTGGCCACTGCCCCCATCTGCAGTGCTGGGCTACCATGCCACCATCTATTTATATCAGTCAGGCACGTCCTGCTCAGATCAGGTTTCTTTTCCCCAACCTTGGCTGCTCAGGGTGGCCACTGTCCCACTCAGTCCCCTGGGTCATTTATCTGTCTATCAGGCAAGGTGAGCTTGGCCAACTTCTCCGAAAATTCTAGAAAATGAGGTTGCTATTCCCTGAGATACCACAGACTAACTGGGGTAGTTTCTAACATGACATTAAATGAGATAATTCCTTCAGCAGATCATTATCTGAATGCCAGAATACTTACTTAGGAAAAAATATTGATTGCtgcttttttcttgtttaaaaagaagGTCTTGCTTcatagctcagggtggccttgatctTGTGATCTTTTTGAAATTTCAGGCAAGCCTCACCATGCTTTAAGTAAGGCTTTCTTAATAGAAACAATCACATGGTCTTTTCCCAAAGGCCCTGGGCTGAGTCACACTAAAGACAGAGAACAAAGTGAGAGCTGAACAGTAGCGAGGGCTTGTGTAGAGGGGGATGTACTGGCACGAGGGTCAAAGTAGGGCAGGCTATGCCAAGCCCCTGCTGTCATTGTGCTCACCTCACAGTGACATTTTACTCATAATTTGATTCTCCCTGGATACAAAGGGACATGGAGCCCATCAGCTGACTGATGTTCCAACACCCACCTCTCAGGAGAGTCCAGCCCGTGCCAGTCCTTGGACTCCATCGCTGGTGGAGCAATGCTGATTGTTCAATCAATCTGGATCAATCTGTAATTGAAAACACAGGTGCTGATCCTCCCACTGTTGAATTTATTAAGCTGATGTATATGTCACTGTCTCCTCCTAGCCTAATGTAGGGTGAAATTAACCGGCATTAGAACCAAAGCCATCATATTCCATAACCCAAGGCACCGTATCTCTCGTTCATGAGAGTGCTCTTGGGAAATCGCCAGCTCGAAGGCTTTCCTAGGCACCGTTCTGTGGTGGTGGTCACATGGTGGTGATGGTCACAGTGGGGTGACTCCTGTTCTAGCAAAGTGTCAGTGGAGCTGGTGACTGATGCACAATCATCTCTCCTGCTGGCCCATCTAGTCCATCACAAGCCTCAGGAACACCTTCCATCTGGTAGAAGACAATCTGCACATTCCCGATGTCACCCCGCCACCATCTGCCAGGCAAGTTGTCATAAGAAATCTACGATGCCTGTCATGTGAATAGCGAGAAGAGGCACAGCTGTGCAGAGCACTGCAGCAGCACTGGGCAGGTGTTTGGCAACTAGGGGGTTGGGGAAAACAGCAGGAAGGAGTGTCCCTTGTAGACTCAATCTCATCATCCACGCATTGGAGATAAGGGCTGCCTGCAGTGTTGTGCCTAAGCACTGAGCAGCCCTCCATTTGGAAAGCAATGGCCTAGAATGATGCCATATTTACATAGCCATGTTCCCTTTAATTCCACAGGTACCTTCCAAACCACAGCACTATTTGGCTCTTCAAATGATGTCCATGAGAAGGGTTTGGGTCTCCCTTGTAATGGTGGGGTGTGATAAAAACCATGGCTGAAGTTAGGCTTTCACTGTCTGAAGAGAAGGGAAGCCTGACACTGGCTGCCAACACCAGGCTCTCCCCACCTCATGAGCGAAAGGTGTCAGGAGGTGCTGACTGCTGAGTAGCATCTGCCCCTGCATCCTGGCAGAGCCTCTTCTCACCATGACAGTGATGTCTCTGCACAGGACTGGTGTGAGAGAACACTGGGTGCTCCCACCCTTTCTTAAGTGTCAACTCGAGACCTAATGCCCCAGGGCGCAGTTGTGGCCAGGACTGTTCATGAAAAGCTTAAATCAGGAAATGAAATGACATACAGAAAACCTTCCAACTGGGCACTGGGTGGGAATGACTCCAGAGCCACCAGTGGTCACTCCAGCAGACACTCTCCTGGCTACTGAAGGTCTGACTGAAAGCCATGGGTCCACTTgtttctctccacttcctgtcccctcttcgAGCCCAAGCAGCCAGCTCTACCGGAggcccacttctctctctcctgtacCCATGCCCCCAGTTTCTCCCATCTGGGATGACTGGCAGGTGGGCATGTCCACATGCCACCCCAACCCATacgccccccccccagcttccctacctccacagtgacatctGTCATGGGTCACAGACTACACTGACACACAGGTGGAATCCTGAGTCCGTGCTAGGGAAGCAAGGCAGCCTCACGAATGGGGGCAATGAGGACATGGTGGGGCAGTCCTGGGCGGAAACGCCCATGTGATGGCACACAGAGGACAGCTCAAACCCCACAGCTCTGAGCGCAtgtgctgtggatctctgcagcaTGTGGTGCCAAGGGCAACTTGGAAAGACCAGAAATTAACctttttgtggtagtttgaatgtaattggcccccataggcctgTAAGGAGTGGCACGGTtgggtggccttgctggagtaggtgtggctttgttggaggaagtgtgtcacttggtggtgggctttgaggtctccaaagatcctcagtttacttcctgttgcctatggatcaagatgtagaactttcagctatctctctagcaccatatctgcctgcatgctgccatgggcATGCCAcgtcatggtgataatggactgaacctctgaactgtaagccagcaccaattaatgttttccttcagaagagttgctgtggtcatggtgtctctttacagcaataaaaccctaactaagatgcttttaaattttgtttgtgagacagaatcgtgctatgtagctcaggctggcctggaactcaatactgttgcctcagccttccaggggCCAGTGGACATTAACTTTTTGCCTTATATTACCCATCAAAAGAACTTGGATATTTAAATGTGAAACAAAAACTTGCCAAGCATAAAGAGAAACTGGAGGGTAAGACTCATGGACTTTAGGATGGGCAATTTCCTTAAGCAAGACACAAAGCGGTAGGCTCCAGGAGACCCAGATGTCTAAGCCCTTTGGAAAAGacagatagaaggagaaaagtggCACCATTTCCAAGCAGGCAGAAGTGCTGTGTGTCTGGAAGGCATAGAAAATTCCCTCAAATCAATACAAAGGCCTCAAAATGCCAACCACAAATCAACAGTCACAGCAgttcaaagaaagaataaaatgcacattaaaaaaaaatgctcaaaagcacccaaactgagggaaatgcaAGCGAATAAGACACATTCCCCTCATAGTGCCAGCAGCTAGCATTTTGAAAACGTTGAGCATTAATGAGGTGTGAAGAGAAGGGCACACTTCTACACAGCTATGGGAGTCTGGACTGCTCAGCCACTTTAAAAGGTGATTTGGCAAGGCTCTTAAAATGGAAAGTGCATGTACCTGGCAATTCTGATTCTGGATAGAAATACTCCCTCTTGTGCCCACAAagcatgtataaaaataaaagtgctgATCCCCCTGTCTTTCATAAAACCAGAACCCTAAAATATCTGTCAATTAGGTAACAGCTAAGGGAACTCTGGACCATTCCAGGGAATACTATGCAGCCATCAAAAGGAATGAGCTATTCCAAATGCAATGCCATGTAACAGTACATATGAAAAAGCAGGACTGAGGAAATGGTTCAGTCAGGAAAGGTTTGTGAAGATCTGAGCTAGAATTCCAGAACCCATCtaaaagctgagtatggtggcacatgcttgtaccTTAGTACTGGGGTGATGGAGAtgagcagatccctggggcttattgggcagccagcctagcccaatcagtgagccccaagtgtcaatgagagaccctgttttaaaaaacacagtGGGAAGCTCCTGAGAAACAACATCTAGTGTGGGCCTCTATCCTTCACAtaagtacatgtgtacatactcccagacagaaacacagaaaagaaaacaaaatctgcaGGAAAAATGACCACAAAATAAAGTGATTCACATTTTAAACACACAACAGTATTATCTATACCTCTAATAATCAAGGTGTCAGCAAGTGTATTGAAAATGGTGTGAAAAATGATACCAGGTCTAGGGACAGGAGTGGATGGCACGTCTTGGTCGCCAATGTGATATTATTCAGAACCATCTAGGAGGTAAGCCTCTAGGCTAAACAGAGGTGAaaagacccactctgaatgtgggcagcaccatggGTGGGTAGGCCCTATTCATAAACAGGACAAAGCCAGCTGAGGACCAGTTTCATCCTGGCACTGAGTCCTGAGTTTGGACAGGATGTGACAAGCTGCCTCGCTGTCCTGTTGTCCCACCATCCCTGCCCTGACAGACTAGTACCCCCTTCCACTGTGGGCTGCACGGAACCCACCTTAGTTCCTGTTCTAGTTGTGCTAAGACATCAAGACCAACtaatgaaagggtttatttgcagctcacggtttcagagggtgagtccacggccatcgtggtgggaagcatggcagcaggcatgacATAGAAGTATCAGCTggaagctcacatcttgagataCAGCTACAAGGCAGaaaagctaactgggaatggctggGCTTTGGAAATACCAAAGACCCCACCCcaaagtgacacacctccttccaCAAGACCACGCATCCTAATCTTCCCACACAGTTCCAACTGGCAAcgacacattcaaaccaccacaaaatccttcctctcttcattttGCTTTGTCAGAGAGAGAAGAGTAACTAAGGCAGGAGAGGTAACACCCAGGGGCCGTGTAACGGGGTAGGATCTGTCCTCTATCATTTCACTACCAGAAGCAGAACACTTTTTAGACGCCAATATTCAACTTCTTTTGTAAGAAGCAAGAAACTTGAAGACAAAAACAATGTGTAGAGATCCTGTTCTGCTCTCCATTATCGGCCCTTGTTTTTGTGAGGCAAAGGTAGCTTTGTTCCCAGTGGAAAAGCTCCTGCAGAGGGTTCACCATATGCTGGGAGGGCTACCCTGGGCTGCCACACCAGAAACGTTTGGGACAGAAGTTCCAGAGCTTCTACTGGAAGCAGTCACATCCAAGTGCTGGCCTCTTTCCAACTTCCGGTTGCCACTCACAACATCTCATGCATCCTGACTGAAGAAACTATAGGCCAGtgtgggaggcggaggcagggaGATTGCTGAGAGGTCACACTGAGtgtgaggctatcctgggctatggTGTAAtagcccatctcaaaaaacaaacaagcaaacaaacaaaaaccaaacagaaacaaacaaaacaaaacaaagctaatgAAACAaccaagggagagaagaggggggggggagagggagagagagagggagagagagagagggagggagagagagggagggagagagagagagacaaagggggggagggagagagggagagagagagggagagagagagagagagagggagagagagagagggagagagagagagagagagggagagagaggaggaagagagagagagggaggagagagagggagggagagagagacagagagggagagagagagggagggagagagagacagagagagaggggggagggagagagggagagagagagacaggaagagagagagagagggaggagagagagagggagagagagagaggaggaagagagagagagagggaggagagagagagcgggagggggagagagagacagagagggagagagagagagagagagagagagagagagagagagagagagagagaggggaatcaCAGCAAAAGTGTCTGACGACTCACATCAGACCTCGTGCCCAGGGCTCAGCACCCCTAATTTCACCTAATATAGTAATCTCAAGAGAACAGCAGCTTTGTTGCCCACTTAACAGAACAAGAAGGAGAGGTTTAGCTGGATTCAGGATCTCAAAACCAAATGCCCAAACTGCAGTGGATGCCACTGACTTCAAGCCCTGGGTCAGGCCTCCTCCTCAAACAGCCGCCCCAACCACACTAAACAGTGAGGCTGGCTTTGCTTCAATTTGTACATCAATATTCAATTTCCTCCCATTCAAGCTGAGGGATAAAGAAGGGCTACCATTTCTCCTGTGTGGCCCTGGCGATCTACCAAGTCTGGTCCATAGTGAGTAGAGAAGTCGTCTGTACACCACAGTGGCCAGAAGCCCGAGGCACTGAAGTCCAGTGGCTCTGCCAGGAATAAGGGGATTGTAAGGCAGATGACATCCCCATGGAGGCAGTCCCACCCCGTCAGAGTGCAGATGTCCTGGTTTCCTGAACTTTACTTATAAGCAGAATCTGTGTTCATCACGTCAGCTTATGGCTGGGGCTCTAGTGTTATTAGTCAGCAAAGGCCTGgaattcctttcttcctccagctgGTGTTCCTGGGGTGTTTCATGCTAGTCCTGTTTCTAATCCATCACCAGACAGCAGCACAAGAAAGAGCAGGCAACGTGGTCCAACTAGCAAGGTGGGTGGTATACTTGCTTTCCTGATGCTGAGAACTCTTAGAAAAACCAATGGTATAGCAAAGTTCCCCCAACGTCTGATGCTCAGGGAAATTTAGCAAGAAGAAAGGCAGATGGGATAGATGGATTCATTTAAGTCAAGGAACAACATCAAACCATTCTGGGGACATTTCCTCTGAATGGAACATGGTTTTCCCTAGCTGCTTCCAGCTAACTCCCAACCAGGGTCCTACTAGGTCACAGCTAAGCCACATTCCGCACCCACACACGCGCTTATGCGCAAAGGAGCCTCTGCGTGGTCCCCTTTCCTTGGCAAGACCAGACCTCAGCTTACTATAAATCCTTTCCAGTTTCCAAGATGCAAAGCAGTTTCCATTTTCTTGATGACACATTTTCTGATCACTCCTAGCTCATTTCCAGTTCCTCCAAGGAACTGGCTCAGCCATGAAATTCCACACCACTTTCATACTGGTATCACTGTGCATGTGTCATGCTCTCCCAGAAGAATTAAGCTTGATCATTCTCCAACTGCAGTTCTGTTGGGTCTCCCGGTCCCCCTGTGTGTGAACAACTGGTCCATGAGAAACAAGGTTGTTTGAAAAGATGTCTGGATGAAGAAATGACAAGAACAGTGCCTGGCTTATGTAAGATGTCAAGTATGATACACAATTCCCACACTACAAGTATTTAACATAGGAATTCCTTACCCACTTGTCCCTTAGCTAGCAATTCATCCAAGAAAGCTAACCGAGGCAGGCCcatttgcacacacatgacaGCCGAAACAAGCCTGCACATCCTCCCTTCATCACCCCATCCTAATGCTGGTTTTGAGGTGCACGGTGCCGAGTGCCAGGACGTCCCAGTCCCACCAGAATACATCTCAGAATCAAGCAACGCTTCGGTGTAGGGCCAAAGGGTTCTCGGGAACAGCAGCGGTAAGAATGGAAGGATGCTGGACACACTGAAAAGTTATTGATTGTGGGGTAAGGGTGTCTTTACAGTTTATGTAGAAAATTCCTACTAAGTAAACAATTTTAAAGAGATAACACTAGATGTTAAAAGGTCTCAGTTACCTGCCCCTAGGGTCAGTCGGGACATCTCAAAGCACCAGGAGTCCACACTCTGGGGAGTCGGGTTCCCGTGGGATGCCTGGTGGCCCTGCCGCCCTGCACGCTCGGTAGGAAGCGCGCTGGGTCTGAGGGAAGGGCCAGGTTTCCTCCCCCAAGAGCGTAGAGCTCGCTCAGGCGCTGGTGTTTGCGGAGCAAAGTCTCTGCGGTGGCTCTGCCAGCGGGGACACGCGTCGCTCAGACGCTCCGGGTCACCAGAGCCAAACTGAATTTGGAATTTTGCCTGCCCCGCAGCCCGGGAGGGGATGTCCGCTCCCTTCGCCCCTACTCACCTGCTTCTCTGAGCCACGTCATTTTCCTCTTTGCTTCTGGCTCCCGAAGGAATCTGTGCAGCGACCGGGTTCCAAGGCTCACCAGAAGAGACAGGGTGGTAAGGTAGTGGGAGGTGCACTCGCCAGAGTCCCCACCCTGCCCTGGGGGGTTGGGGTGGAGGGGTGCAGAACAGCCGATCTGGTCCCCACTAAGCCCCGGGTATCCTTCGGCGACATCGCACGATAGGTGACTGGGACCCCGGGAGGAAGGGACATGCAGCGGGCAAAACTTTGGGTCCTCCAGTGGCGACTGCGGGAAAGGCCGCCTTTACTTCTGCCCGGGGTCGTTCCAGTTGCGGGGTTGCTGGCTGGGCAAGGCGGCGGTGCGCAGCACTCTGGCTCGAGGCGACCCTGCCCGGCTGAACCCGCGCGCCTCTCGGCCTCTGCACCGCTCTGCGCTCCGCCAGCCTGACTGAGCGCTCTCGGGGCCCCCCGCTCACTCCGCGCCTCTCTGGCGCCCCCAGCGGCCACGCGCAGCACAGCGGGGCCGGGCAGGGCCGAGCGCGCCCCGCCTCCTGCCTCCTCCGCCGCCCTCCTCCCTCTCGCAGAGCACTCAATGTCGGAACGTTCCGAAGATGACGTCGGAGCGTTCTCGAATCCCGTGTCTCTCGGCTGCTGCTGCCGAAGGAACAGGGAAAAAGCAACAAGAAGGAACAGCAATGGCGACACTGCACCGCAAAGTGCCCAGTCCGGAGGCGTTTCTGGGCAAACCCTGGTCCTCCTGGATCGACGCCGCCAAATTACACTGCTCCGACAGTAAGAACCCCACCGCCTGCTCCTCCTTTTATTATCCTGTAACCTTTCCATTCACCTAGAGCCActgggaaaagtgtgtgtgtgtgagagagagagtggccCCCGGCGTCCTCCatgcttctccctctctctctaaataaatacacacagacacataccatCAGAACACAGAGAGGCCCGGCTGCCAGcaaggctgtctgtctgtctgtgtccagcTCCCTGGGGCAGGCAGCCCGCGGGGTGGGCTTTCGCAGCCCCACGGTGGTATCTGTTTAAAAGGCGACTCTGTTGCTGCTTGCATAGTTTATTTGGTACCTATCTGGGCCAGGTAGATGGACTCGGGAGAAAATGTTGCATTGTCAATTTTTGCAAGATTTTCAGATACAGTATTTATATCGATCTGTTTGCCAAtaaacactccccccccccccgactttggctttcccccccttttttcctcattttcttttctccttttctttttcatctgcaGATGTAGATTTAGAAGAGGCTGGAAAAGAGGGTGGCAAAAGCAGGGAGGTTATGAGGCTTAATAAAGAAGGTAAGTGGAGCTCTTGGCATTTTAGTGTTAGCGTGTGTGGCAGTCTTCACAGGCTTTGGAATATAATGTGAATTGTTCTGCTGGGTACAGAGTGACTAAGGCTTGTCAAAAACTGAGCACGCCCGGTGACTACTGTTTCACTGTTAACTTCCTTCCAAGTATAAACACAACTGGGGTGGGGGATGCAGACTgggagagggaggatggaggCAGAAGTTTACCACACGCCACTGGAGTCCACATCTGAACCTCCTAATGGTATCTGCCATTCTCCTTGAAGCACCATTGGCCActagtggtggtggggtgtgaaATCCCTGTGTGAGGCACCCTTCACAAGCATTCCAGCCTCTCTTGTGTGTAAATTCACAAGTTGTAAGGAACCCCACATGGTCAGTCACTCCAGCCAGCAGCTACTTCTCCACTCTCACTGAAAACCATTGTGCGTGACAAGCCTTGGCTGCAAGTGACATTTTGTGTCTGGTCGAAGATTGTAGGGGCATCAATATGTGCAGATCCCTAGCCAATCTG
Proteins encoded in this window:
- the Atxn7l1 gene encoding ataxin-7-like protein 1 isoform X12 — protein: MTSERSRIPCLSAAAAEGTGKKQQEGTAMATLHRKVPSPEAFLGKPWSSWIDAAKLHCSDNVDLEEAGKEGGKSREVMRLNKEDMHLFGHYPAHDDFYLVVCSACNQVVKPQVFQSHCGRKQDSKRNASVPWSGAESRQALEQRQV